Part of the Candidatus Margulisiibacteriota bacterium genome, GCATCTGGACGATCGAAAAGAGAGCGTCATGGCCGGAGAGGGCCTCGGTATGAACGGGAATGCCGATGACCGGGAGGATAGTCTGGGCGGCGACTACGCCGGGGAGAGCGGCCGACATGCCGGCCGCCGCAATGATCAAGTCATAATTGTTTTCCGCTTCGCGGGCGAACTTTTCGACCGCCTGGGGGGTGCGGTGGGCGGAAGCGACAACGACCTCATAGCCGATCCCAAACTCCTTGAGCTGGGCTTCCGTTTTGGCCAGAAGCCCGAGATCGGACTGGCTACCGCAGATGATCCCAACTTTCGGATTTCTGATTTCGGACATTCGGATTTTCTCCTATGGCGTGACGGTCATGATCTGGCGGGCCTGCTCCGGGTATTTCGCCACGAAGAGGAGCTCCGCCCGGGTCAACGGTTTCTGGGTATGGACATTAGCATAACGGACCAGTTCGAGTATCCGCTCCGCTTCCTGGTCGTCCTTGAACTCAACCTCGATCTTGCCGAAAACGTTGCGGAAACCTTTAATGCCGGAGTATTCCCCGACGGTGATCATCCGGCCGGTCTCAACCAGCTCCGGTTCACCGCGGCCTAGCTCTTCGTATTCGTAGAGCTCATAATTGCGGCGGTCCTTCAGCGCCCCGTCGGCATGGATCCCCGACTCATGGGCGAAAGCGTTGGCGCCGACCCCGACCTGGTTGACCGCGATCGGGATCCGGAAGGCGTAGGAAGCGTAATTGGCGATCTGCCACGCCTTATCCAGCTTGATCTCGGCTGGCATCAGATTTTTACCGCGCAGGCCGCTGCTGTATTTAAGCGCCAGCAGCACAGAGAGAAGATCGGCGTTCCCGGCCCGCTCCCCAACCCCGTTGACCGTGGTATTGATGTAGGCATCCTGGCCGCCGTCGAGCACCCCTTTGGCCCCCAGGACCGAGCAGGCGACCGCCATCCCGAT contains:
- the purE gene encoding 5-(carboxyamino)imidazole ribonucleotide mutase, producing the protein MSEIRNPKVGIICGSQSDLGLLAKTEAQLKEFGIGYEVVVASAHRTPQAVEKFAREAENNYDLIIAAAGMSAALPGVVAAQTILPVIGIPVHTEALSGHDALFSIVQMPPGVPVASVAIDGAKNAAILAAEILALKYPELKEKLKAFKQRMAQA
- a CDS encoding homocitrate synthase, which gives rise to MPKIHIIDVTNRDGVQTSRIGLAKLEKTIINMYLNEMGIFQSEFGFPFTHHETNYLNANLELAALGALAPIRLEGWARALKKDVELSFKLTPKIRHLNLSISTSNIMLENKFMGKMTEDTIISSMTAAVDTAYKLGAETVGVNAEDASRTEIDYLVKYGLAAKEHGAKRLRYCDTLGADDPQTIYERLKILAEQIKLPIELHCHNDIGMAVACSVLGAKGVLDGGQDAYINTTVNGVGERAGNADLLSVLLALKYSSGLRGKNLMPAEIKLDKAWQIANYASYAFRIPIAVNQVGVGANAFAHESGIHADGALKDRRNYELYEYEELGRGEPELVETGRMITVGEYSGIKGFRNVFGKIEVEFKDDQEAERILELVRYANVHTQKPLTRAELLFVAKYPEQARQIMTVTP